From Bacillus basilensis, a single genomic window includes:
- the spo0A gene encoding sporulation transcription factor Spo0A, whose translation MEKIKVCLVDDNKELVSMLESYVAAQDDMEVIGTAYNGQECLNLLKDKQPDVLVLDIIMPHLDGLAVLEKMRHIERLRQPSVIMLTAFGQEDVTKKAVDLGASYFILKPFDMENLTSHIRQVSGKANATIKRPLPSFRSATTIDGKPKNLDASITSIIHEIGVPAHIKGYMYLREAISMVYNDIELLGSITKVLYPDIAKKYNTTASRVERAIRHAIEVAWSRGNIDSISSLFGYTVSMSKAKPTNSEFIAMVADKLRLEHKAS comes from the coding sequence GTGGAGAAAATTAAAGTATGTCTTGTGGATGATAATAAAGAATTAGTATCAATGTTAGAGAGTTATGTAGCTGCTCAAGATGATATGGAAGTAATCGGTACTGCTTATAATGGTCAAGAGTGTTTAAATTTATTAAAAGATAAGCAGCCGGATGTACTTGTTTTAGATATTATTATGCCACATTTAGATGGTTTAGCTGTACTAGAGAAAATGCGACATATTGAAAGGTTAAGACAGCCTAGCGTAATTATGTTGACAGCATTTGGACAAGAAGATGTGACGAAAAAAGCAGTTGATTTAGGTGCTTCCTATTTCATATTAAAACCATTTGATATGGAGAATTTAACGAGTCATATTCGTCAAGTAAGCGGTAAGGCAAACGCTACTATTAAACGTCCACTTCCATCTTTCCGTTCAGCAACGACAATAGATGGAAAGCCGAAAAACTTAGATGCGAGCATTACGAGTATCATTCATGAAATTGGTGTGCCTGCTCATATTAAAGGATATATGTACTTAAGGGAAGCAATCTCTATGGTGTATAACGATATAGAATTACTTGGATCTATTACGAAAGTATTGTATCCAGATATCGCGAAAAAATATAATACAACAGCAAGCCGTGTCGAGCGCGCAATCCGTCACGCAATTGAAGTAGCATGGAGTCGTGGGAATATTGATTCTATTTCGTCCTTATTCGGTTATACAGTATCCATGTCAAAAGCAAAACCTACGAATTCTGAATTTATCGCAATGGTTGCGGATAAGCTGAGACTTGAACATAAAGCTTCGTAA
- a CDS encoding immunity 70 family protein, with the protein MAVGFKVDIFFYETGHPDFLHSFFSTMSYHTEPEGWGTKYPILMKNLYFDKLSWEDTEEALQNVEEIREVLSTLPPAEVIWDIEDVERQPPWGNKIPDKITSLANYHATPTGTTFLDLLSNALNVAKRNKIDVTVSNLGK; encoded by the coding sequence ATGGCAGTAGGATTTAAAGTAGATATATTTTTCTATGAAACAGGACACCCTGATTTTTTACATAGTTTTTTTTCAACAATGTCATATCATACAGAACCTGAAGGTTGGGGCACTAAATACCCAATATTAATGAAGAATTTATATTTTGACAAGTTAAGTTGGGAAGACACAGAGGAAGCACTTCAAAATGTAGAGGAGATAAGAGAAGTTTTAAGTACATTACCTCCAGCGGAAGTCATTTGGGATATTGAGGACGTGGAAAGACAGCCACCTTGGGGGAATAAAATTCCTGATAAAATAACTAGTTTGGCAAATTATCATGCTACTCCAACAGGTACAACTTTCTTAGATTTACTAAGCAATGCTTTAAACGTTGCAAAAAGAAACAAAATTGATGTAACAGTTTCAAATCTAGGTAAATAA
- the dxs gene encoding 1-deoxy-D-xylulose-5-phosphate synthase: MDLTQIQNPSFLKDMSISELEGLSEDIRKFLIEELSQTGGHIAPNLGVVELTIALHKLFDSPKDKFLWDVGHQSYVHKILTGRAKEFGTLRQYQGLCGFPKRCESEHDVWETGHSSTSLSAAMGMALARDLKKTKEYVIPIIGDGALTGGMALEALNHIGHEKTDMTVILNDNEMSIAPNVGALHNVLGRLRTAGKYHWVKDELEYILKKIPAVGGKVAATAEKIKDSLKYLLVSGVFFEELGFTYLGPVDGHDYEKLFETLQYAKKTKGPVLVHVITKKGKGYKPAESDVIGTWHGTGPYKIESGDFVKPKEVAPAWSAVVSETVLKLARTDERIVAITPAMPVGSKLEKFQKEFPDRMIDVGIAEQHATTMAAGMATQGMKPFLAIYSTFLQRAYDQVVHDICRQNLNVFIGIDRSGLVGADGETHQGVFDISFLRHLPNMVLMMPKDENEGQHLVYTAMQYEDGPIALRYARGNGLGVHMDEELKAIPIGSWETLKEGTQAAILTFGTTIPMAMEAAERLEKAGVSVKVVNARFIKPMDEAYLHDLLGKNIPILTIEEACLIGGFGTGVVEFASENGYHRALIERMGIPDRFIEHGSVTKLLEEIGLTTDAVVDRIHTMIPSKQKRA; encoded by the coding sequence GTGGATCTAACGCAAATTCAAAACCCTAGTTTTTTGAAAGATATGTCTATCAGTGAACTAGAGGGATTGAGTGAGGATATTCGTAAGTTTTTAATTGAAGAGCTCTCTCAAACAGGTGGACATATTGCACCTAATTTAGGTGTAGTAGAACTCACAATTGCTCTGCATAAATTATTTGATAGTCCGAAAGATAAATTTTTATGGGACGTAGGACATCAATCCTATGTACATAAAATTTTAACAGGACGTGCAAAAGAATTCGGCACATTAAGGCAATATCAAGGTCTATGTGGTTTCCCAAAACGTTGCGAGAGTGAGCACGATGTATGGGAAACTGGTCATAGCTCGACATCATTATCTGCTGCAATGGGAATGGCTCTAGCACGTGATTTAAAGAAAACGAAAGAATATGTTATACCAATCATTGGAGATGGTGCTTTAACAGGCGGAATGGCTTTAGAGGCATTGAACCATATTGGACATGAGAAAACAGACATGACTGTTATTTTGAATGACAATGAAATGTCAATTGCACCAAACGTTGGTGCGCTTCACAATGTGCTTGGACGTCTACGTACCGCAGGAAAATACCATTGGGTAAAAGACGAATTAGAGTATATATTGAAGAAAATCCCAGCAGTCGGTGGGAAAGTTGCTGCGACAGCAGAGAAAATAAAAGACAGTCTTAAATATTTACTAGTATCCGGTGTCTTTTTCGAAGAATTAGGCTTTACATATTTAGGCCCAGTCGATGGGCACGATTATGAAAAGCTATTCGAAACGTTGCAATATGCAAAGAAAACAAAAGGCCCAGTGCTTGTTCATGTTATTACGAAAAAAGGAAAAGGTTATAAACCAGCTGAGAGTGATGTTATTGGAACTTGGCATGGAACTGGACCTTATAAAATTGAATCAGGTGACTTCGTTAAACCGAAAGAAGTTGCACCGGCATGGAGTGCTGTTGTTAGTGAAACAGTACTTAAGCTAGCAAGAACGGACGAGCGTATCGTTGCAATTACACCTGCAATGCCTGTTGGATCAAAACTTGAGAAATTCCAAAAAGAATTCCCGGATCGTATGATTGATGTAGGTATTGCAGAACAGCATGCTACAACAATGGCAGCGGGTATGGCAACGCAAGGTATGAAGCCATTCTTAGCGATTTATTCAACATTTTTACAAAGAGCATATGACCAAGTTGTTCATGATATATGCCGCCAAAATTTAAATGTTTTCATCGGAATCGATCGTTCTGGTTTAGTAGGAGCAGATGGTGAAACGCATCAAGGCGTATTTGACATCTCATTCTTACGCCACTTGCCGAATATGGTACTTATGATGCCAAAAGATGAAAATGAAGGGCAACATTTAGTATATACGGCGATGCAATATGAAGATGGGCCAATCGCATTACGTTATGCGCGTGGTAATGGACTTGGTGTTCATATGGATGAAGAATTAAAGGCGATTCCAATCGGTTCATGGGAAACGTTAAAAGAAGGTACACAAGCGGCTATTTTAACATTTGGTACGACGATACCAATGGCAATGGAAGCAGCTGAGCGTCTTGAAAAGGCTGGAGTTTCAGTGAAAGTAGTGAATGCTCGCTTTATTAAACCGATGGATGAAGCATATTTACATGATCTCTTAGGAAAAAATATACCGATTTTAACGATTGAAGAAGCGTGCTTAATCGGTGGTTTTGGAACGGGAGTAGTTGAATTTGCGTCTGAGAACGGGTACCATAGGGCGTTAATTGAACGAATGGGTATTCCAGACCGTTTCATAGAGCACGGTAGTGTAACAAAATTATTAGAAGAAATTGGTTTAACGACAGATGCTGTTGTAGACCGTATTCATACAATGATTCCATCAAAACAAAAAAGGGCGTAA
- a CDS encoding imm11 family protein — MKIWESKSSSDNYESFQLLNYKKNKKYFEGKFNSTTILLDSWGEIFIECLEEGNHSDFPHFWGETGAPMVSEQAKKLLEPLIGANVEFLPLINNTTGEVYYVVHVLNVLDAIDSDKAIFKKLITGLIIGCEKFAFTPNVIQNEMIFKLYINKRIHPTAVFVSDELRNAVLESDLKGFEFVEVWDSEANM, encoded by the coding sequence ATGAAAATTTGGGAATCAAAGAGTTCATCTGATAACTATGAGTCTTTCCAACTATTAAATTATAAAAAGAATAAGAAATATTTTGAAGGGAAATTCAACTCCACTACAATTTTACTAGATTCATGGGGAGAAATATTTATTGAATGTCTAGAAGAAGGAAATCATAGTGATTTTCCTCATTTTTGGGGAGAAACTGGTGCACCAATGGTTAGCGAACAAGCGAAAAAATTATTAGAACCTTTAATAGGTGCTAATGTTGAGTTTCTTCCACTTATTAATAATACAACAGGTGAAGTATATTATGTAGTTCATGTTTTAAATGTATTAGATGCAATTGATAGTGATAAAGCAATTTTTAAAAAACTAATTACAGGTTTAATAATAGGTTGTGAAAAATTTGCATTTACTCCTAATGTTATTCAAAATGAAATGATTTTTAAATTATATATAAATAAAAGGATTCATCCTACTGCTGTTTTTGTATCAGATGAACTTAGAAATGCAGTGTTAGAAAGTGATTTAAAAGGTTTTGAATTTGTAGAGGTATGGGATTCAGAAGCGAATATGTAA
- the spoIVB gene encoding SpoIVB peptidase has protein sequence MNKLKLERFRKIIGIFLLVSLVFIGCFKPLRTFISSPKQLVVFEGQQSEIASLPVFKAASTDRHVFTVSSNEQKQGLMVNSHQNGEADMVFQLAGFPVKKVNVKVLKDFKVIPGGQSIGVKLNTKGVLVVGHHLIQTEKGKVSPGETAGVQIGDMITEINGKTIERMSDVAPFIHNSGETGEPLNLVLLRDGKHIRTKLTPQKDSGESSYRIGLYIRDSAAGIGTMTFVHPDSMKYGALGHVISDNDTKKPIQVEDGQIMRSTVTSIERGSHGNPGEKLARFSPDREVIGNITINSPFGIFGKLNTNMTNGVMDKAMPIALSHQVKEGPAKILTVIAQDKVEAFDIEVVSTVPQKFPATKGMVIKVTDKRLLAKTGGIVQGMSGSPIVQNGKVIGAVTHVFVNDPTSGYGVHIEWMLHEAGINIYDQERKAS, from the coding sequence GTGAACAAATTGAAATTAGAAAGATTTCGCAAAATAATAGGTATTTTTCTCCTTGTTTCTTTAGTTTTTATAGGGTGTTTTAAACCGCTTCGGACGTTTATTTCATCCCCAAAGCAACTTGTTGTTTTTGAAGGACAACAATCAGAAATAGCTTCATTACCAGTATTTAAAGCTGCATCAACAGATCGTCATGTGTTTACAGTAAGTTCAAATGAACAAAAACAAGGACTTATGGTAAATTCTCATCAAAATGGTGAAGCAGATATGGTGTTTCAACTTGCTGGTTTTCCAGTGAAAAAAGTAAATGTGAAAGTATTAAAAGATTTCAAAGTTATTCCAGGTGGACAATCAATTGGTGTGAAGTTAAACACAAAAGGGGTACTTGTTGTAGGCCATCATTTAATTCAAACTGAAAAAGGGAAAGTATCTCCTGGTGAAACAGCTGGTGTACAAATTGGAGATATGATTACTGAAATTAATGGTAAAACAATTGAAAGAATGAGTGATGTAGCACCATTTATTCATAATAGTGGTGAAACAGGTGAACCACTTAATCTTGTTTTGTTAAGAGATGGAAAACATATCCGCACTAAGTTAACACCACAAAAAGACAGTGGAGAATCGTCTTATCGTATTGGTTTATATATTCGTGATTCGGCAGCTGGAATCGGAACAATGACATTTGTTCATCCAGATTCTATGAAGTATGGGGCACTTGGTCACGTCATTTCTGATAACGATACGAAAAAGCCGATTCAAGTCGAAGATGGACAAATTATGCGTTCGACAGTTACATCAATTGAAAGAGGTAGTCATGGGAATCCAGGAGAGAAATTAGCGAGATTCTCACCAGATCGTGAAGTGATTGGTAATATTACAATAAATAGTCCATTTGGTATTTTTGGCAAATTGAATACAAATATGACAAATGGCGTAATGGATAAAGCAATGCCTATTGCACTATCTCATCAAGTAAAAGAGGGACCTGCAAAAATATTAACAGTTATTGCTCAAGATAAAGTGGAAGCGTTTGATATTGAAGTTGTTAGTACAGTGCCGCAAAAGTTTCCGGCGACAAAAGGCATGGTAATAAAAGTGACAGACAAACGTTTATTAGCAAAAACGGGTGGTATCGTACAAGGGATGAGTGGAAGCCCAATTGTACAAAACGGGAAAGTAATTGGTGCTGTTACACATGTATTTGTAAATGATCCAACATCCGGGTATGGTGTTCATATTGAATGGATGTTACATGAGGCTGGAATTAACATTTATGATCAAGAAAGAAAAGCGAGCTAA
- the argR gene encoding arginine repressor ArgR, translating to MNKGQRHIKIREIIANKEIETQDELVDILRNEGFNVTQATVSRDIKELHLVKVPLHDGRYKYSLPADQRFNPLQKLKRNLVDSFVKLDTAGHMLVLKTLPGNAHSLGALIDHLEWDEIIGTICGDDTCLIICRTPEDTGVVSDRFLNML from the coding sequence ATGAATAAAGGTCAGCGCCATATTAAAATCAGGGAAATTATTGCGAACAAAGAAATTGAAACACAAGATGAATTAGTTGATATTTTACGTAATGAGGGATTTAATGTAACGCAAGCAACAGTATCTCGCGATATTAAAGAACTGCACTTAGTGAAAGTGCCATTACATGATGGTCGCTATAAATATAGCTTGCCAGCAGATCAACGATTTAACCCGTTACAAAAATTAAAACGCAATCTAGTGGATTCATTTGTAAAATTAGACACGGCAGGACATATGCTTGTGCTAAAAACATTGCCTGGTAACGCTCATTCACTTGGGGCACTTATTGATCATTTAGAGTGGGATGAGATCATCGGAACCATCTGTGGTGATGATACTTGCTTAATTATTTGCCGTACACCTGAAGATACAGGTGTTGTCTCTGATCGTTTCTTAAATATGCTGTAA
- a CDS encoding SMI1/KNR4 family protein produces the protein MFDFLKKCVAADESIKSDQTPIFYPLKSEEIEEVEDLLKMKFPKELKNFYEEIGYGFLEASSKFFFNRFMDPFSVVDFCLRQDIYEYNPNIDGVDDEESLVFFEVTELSFLTIKFKEENELGQCPIYYSSTKIADSLEEFLMKMEENPDYYI, from the coding sequence ATGTTTGATTTTTTGAAAAAGTGTGTTGCAGCTGATGAAAGTATAAAATCTGACCAAACACCTATTTTCTATCCTTTAAAAAGTGAAGAGATAGAGGAAGTAGAAGATTTATTAAAAATGAAATTTCCTAAAGAATTGAAAAATTTTTATGAAGAAATTGGTTATGGTTTTTTAGAGGCATCAAGTAAGTTCTTTTTTAACAGATTTATGGATCCCTTTTCTGTTGTAGATTTTTGTTTGAGACAAGATATCTATGAATATAACCCTAATATAGATGGTGTAGACGATGAAGAATCATTAGTGTTTTTTGAAGTGACAGAACTTAGCTTTTTAACAATTAAATTTAAAGAGGAAAATGAATTAGGTCAATGTCCTATATATTATAGTTCAACGAAAATAGCGGATTCTTTAGAAGAATTTTTAATGAAAATGGAAGAAAATCCTGATTATTATATTTAA
- the xseB gene encoding exodeoxyribonuclease VII small subunit, which produces MENKLSFEEAISQLEHLVSKLEQGDVPLEEAISYFKEGMELSKLCDEKLKNVQEQMAVILGEDGQLEPFTALGDEA; this is translated from the coding sequence ATGGAAAATAAATTAAGCTTTGAAGAGGCAATTTCGCAACTTGAGCATCTCGTTTCTAAGCTAGAGCAAGGTGACGTACCTCTAGAAGAAGCGATTTCTTATTTTAAAGAGGGTATGGAATTATCTAAGCTTTGTGATGAGAAGTTGAAGAACGTACAAGAACAAATGGCAGTTATTCTTGGGGAAGATGGACAGCTTGAACCGTTTACTGCTTTAGGAGATGAAGCATAG
- a CDS encoding PRK06770 family protein, translating into MKNKISTWLGIVATMGVLVVAVTFGMLELADNPVDKEVSAQIDKKEDLTIIGREVDGVFVDVYVTENSTESEVITAMHHMTHQKVVVERKSRSIPMIQNNAEKLKKIINKSSFAKKNELLVIADRWAKKDFSKIVEDHNFISDAQEGNVCKAARAMDAVEEQHYILTTFGEEKAKELYESGDAPHVQ; encoded by the coding sequence ATGAAAAATAAAATATCAACTTGGCTAGGAATAGTAGCAACTATGGGAGTTCTTGTTGTTGCGGTTACATTTGGAATGTTAGAGCTTGCCGATAATCCAGTAGATAAAGAAGTGAGTGCTCAAATAGATAAAAAAGAAGATCTAACGATAATAGGTAGAGAAGTAGATGGAGTCTTTGTTGATGTGTATGTTACGGAAAATTCTACTGAAAGCGAAGTCATTACAGCGATGCATCACATGACTCATCAAAAAGTAGTGGTGGAACGAAAATCGCGGTCTATCCCAATGATTCAAAATAACGCTGAAAAATTAAAAAAAATCATAAATAAGAGTAGTTTTGCGAAGAAAAATGAGCTGTTAGTAATTGCTGATAGATGGGCAAAAAAAGACTTTAGTAAAATTGTAGAAGATCACAATTTTATCTCGGATGCTCAAGAAGGTAACGTTTGTAAAGCCGCTAGAGCGATGGATGCGGTAGAAGAGCAACATTATATTTTAACTACATTCGGGGAGGAAAAAGCGAAAGAATTATACGAATCAGGGGATGCTCCGCATGTTCAATAA
- the ispA gene encoding (2E,6E)-farnesyl diphosphate synthase — protein MTIAFDTFLKESKTFVEEKLVSYANELQCPNVLREAMAYSLEAGGKRLRPLLVFATLQAFGKERNLGVGAACALEMIHTYSLVHDDLPCMDDDDLRRGKPTNHKVFGEAMAVLAGDGLLTYAFQVIMAYEQKEISAEKKVRLVLELAKAAGPEGMVGGQVADMEAEGKQLTLDELEYIHKHKTGKLLEFAVLAGSILSDATEEQEEKLLTFAKYIGLAFQIRDDILDVEGTEEAIGKPIGSDVSNEKSTYTTLFTVDRAKDILEETIAKAKDAIGSLQLQDEYLLSICDLIAKRNN, from the coding sequence GTGACAATTGCTTTTGATACTTTTTTGAAAGAAAGTAAAACTTTTGTAGAAGAGAAGCTTGTAAGCTATGCAAATGAATTACAATGTCCAAATGTACTTCGTGAAGCGATGGCATATTCTTTGGAAGCGGGTGGGAAGCGTCTCCGCCCGTTACTTGTATTTGCAACATTACAAGCGTTTGGGAAAGAAAGAAATCTTGGAGTAGGTGCAGCTTGTGCTCTTGAAATGATACATACATACTCGTTAGTTCATGATGATTTACCTTGTATGGATGATGATGATTTAAGAAGAGGGAAGCCCACAAATCATAAAGTATTTGGTGAAGCGATGGCAGTTTTAGCAGGTGATGGTTTATTGACGTATGCTTTTCAAGTTATTATGGCATATGAACAAAAGGAAATCTCTGCTGAGAAAAAAGTAAGACTTGTACTTGAGCTTGCAAAAGCCGCAGGGCCAGAAGGAATGGTTGGCGGACAAGTGGCAGATATGGAAGCTGAAGGGAAACAGCTTACGCTTGATGAGTTGGAGTATATTCATAAACATAAGACCGGGAAACTACTTGAATTCGCTGTACTTGCAGGATCGATACTTTCTGATGCCACAGAAGAACAGGAAGAAAAGTTACTTACGTTTGCAAAATATATCGGCCTAGCTTTTCAAATTCGAGATGATATTTTAGATGTAGAAGGAACCGAAGAAGCGATTGGAAAACCGATTGGTAGTGATGTTTCCAACGAAAAGAGCACATATACGACATTATTTACTGTAGATAGAGCAAAGGACATTTTAGAAGAAACAATTGCAAAAGCAAAAGATGCTATTGGTTCCTTGCAATTACAAGATGAATATTTACTATCTATTTGCGATTTGATTGCAAAACGTAATAACTAA
- the recN gene encoding DNA repair protein RecN, which translates to MLSELSIRNFAIIEALNISFQKGLTVLSGETGAGKSIIIDAISLLVGGRGSAEFVRYGTEKAEIEGLFYVEDDKHPCIEKAEELDIEIEDGMIILKRDIAANGKSVCRVNGKLVTLSVLKEIGKTLVDIHGQHETQDLMNEERHLFMLDHFDGDRIVKQLDIYRNVYADYEKLKKQLKSLSENEQQMAHRLDLIQFQHEEIRKADLKMDEENDLTEERLQISNFEKIYKALGDAYRSLSADGQGLDNVRSAMGQMESITHLDEMYQENHDSIANSYYLLEEVAYQLREKLDMMEYDPNRLDEIETRLNEIRMLKRKYGNTVEEILAYADKIEQEIFTIENKDVHIETTKKQLKELESVILKEATLLSNMRHELAEHLTNAIHQELKELYMEKTKFEVRIMKREGNAEEPLVEGAPVRLTADGYDHVEFYISTNPGEPLKPLSKVASGGELSRIILALKSIFSKHQGVASVIFDEVDTGVSGRVAQAIAEKIYRVSVNSQVLCITHLPQVASMADSHLFIRKQVANDRTITSVTVLTMEDKVTEIARMISGVEITDLTTEHAKELLTQAHHFKQTAEAIQ; encoded by the coding sequence TTGTTATCGGAATTATCGATTAGAAACTTTGCTATTATTGAGGCATTAAATATTTCTTTTCAAAAAGGATTAACGGTTTTAAGTGGTGAAACAGGAGCCGGGAAATCGATTATTATCGATGCGATTAGTTTACTTGTAGGTGGCCGTGGTTCAGCGGAATTTGTTCGATATGGAACAGAAAAAGCTGAGATAGAGGGGCTATTTTATGTAGAAGATGATAAGCATCCATGTATTGAAAAGGCAGAAGAGTTGGATATAGAAATTGAAGACGGCATGATTATTTTGAAGCGTGATATCGCTGCAAACGGAAAGAGTGTATGTCGTGTAAATGGGAAACTGGTTACTCTTAGTGTATTAAAAGAAATTGGAAAAACACTTGTTGATATTCATGGGCAGCATGAAACGCAAGATTTAATGAATGAAGAGCGTCATCTATTTATGCTCGATCATTTTGATGGAGATCGTATCGTTAAACAATTGGATATATATCGAAACGTATACGCTGATTATGAGAAGTTGAAAAAACAGTTAAAATCATTAAGTGAAAATGAACAACAAATGGCACATCGCTTAGATTTAATTCAATTTCAGCATGAAGAAATCCGTAAGGCGGATTTAAAGATGGATGAAGAAAATGACTTAACTGAAGAACGATTGCAAATTTCTAATTTCGAAAAAATTTACAAAGCATTAGGCGATGCATATCGTTCGTTAAGCGCTGATGGACAAGGATTAGACAATGTGCGAAGCGCAATGGGACAAATGGAGAGTATTACACATTTAGATGAAATGTATCAAGAAAATCATGATTCCATTGCAAATAGCTATTACTTATTAGAAGAAGTTGCGTATCAACTGAGAGAAAAGCTCGATATGATGGAATATGATCCGAATCGTTTAGACGAAATTGAAACGCGTTTAAATGAAATTCGTATGCTAAAGAGAAAATATGGAAATACTGTAGAAGAGATTTTAGCGTATGCTGATAAAATTGAACAAGAAATTTTTACGATTGAAAATAAAGACGTTCATATTGAAACGACGAAGAAGCAGTTAAAGGAATTAGAAAGTGTTATTCTGAAAGAAGCAACGTTGTTAAGTAATATGCGTCATGAGCTTGCAGAGCATCTTACAAATGCCATTCATCAGGAATTAAAAGAATTATACATGGAAAAAACAAAATTTGAAGTGAGAATTATGAAGCGAGAAGGAAATGCTGAAGAGCCTCTTGTGGAGGGAGCGCCGGTAAGACTTACGGCGGATGGCTACGATCATGTGGAATTTTATATTTCAACAAATCCAGGTGAGCCGCTAAAACCACTTTCAAAAGTCGCTTCTGGCGGAGAGCTATCTCGTATTATTTTAGCTTTAAAAAGCATTTTTTCTAAGCATCAAGGTGTTGCATCTGTTATTTTTGATGAAGTGGATACGGGTGTAAGTGGTCGGGTCGCACAGGCTATTGCAGAAAAAATTTATCGAGTATCAGTAAACTCGCAAGTACTTTGTATTACGCACTTACCTCAAGTAGCTTCAATGGCGGATTCGCATTTATTTATTCGAAAACAAGTAGCGAATGATCGAACAATTACGTCAGTTACCGTTTTAACTATGGAGGATAAAGTAACAGAAATAGCTCGAATGATTTCGGGTGTGGAAATTACAGATTTAACGACAGAACATGCGAAAGAATTACTTACGCAAGCGCATCATTTTAAACAGACAGCAGAGGCTATCCAGTAA
- a CDS encoding TlyA family RNA methyltransferase produces the protein MSAKKERVDVLLVERGLIETREKAKRAIMAGLVYANEMRLDKPGEKIPQDTEITVKGQVMPYVSRGGYKLEKALETFHLDLQDKVMIDIGSSTGGFTDCALQNGAKLSYALDVGYNQLAWKLRQDERVVVMERTNFRYVTPADLERGLPQFASIDVSFISLKLILPVLKTMLMPNGDVAALIKPQFEAGREQVGKKGIVRDRKVHEAVVEMIVDFALKEGYDVEGLTFSPITGGDGNIEFLIHLKWHGERENGENHSPVSVEQVVTEAHDVLKQKGKGE, from the coding sequence ATGAGTGCAAAAAAAGAAAGAGTAGACGTACTATTAGTAGAGCGAGGACTTATAGAAACACGTGAGAAAGCAAAACGCGCCATTATGGCCGGACTTGTATATGCGAATGAGATGAGACTTGATAAACCAGGAGAGAAAATCCCACAAGATACAGAGATTACGGTGAAGGGACAAGTTATGCCGTATGTAAGCCGTGGTGGTTATAAACTTGAAAAGGCATTAGAGACATTTCATCTGGATTTACAAGATAAAGTTATGATAGATATTGGTTCATCAACTGGTGGCTTTACAGATTGTGCGCTTCAAAATGGAGCGAAATTATCTTATGCATTAGATGTAGGATATAATCAACTTGCGTGGAAATTACGTCAAGATGAGCGTGTTGTCGTAATGGAACGAACAAACTTCCGTTACGTAACACCAGCAGACTTAGAACGTGGTTTACCGCAATTTGCTAGTATCGATGTTTCATTTATATCGTTAAAGCTTATATTGCCAGTTTTAAAAACAATGCTTATGCCGAATGGGGATGTAGCAGCGTTAATTAAACCACAGTTTGAAGCTGGAAGAGAGCAAGTTGGGAAAAAAGGTATCGTTCGGGATCGAAAAGTACATGAGGCTGTCGTGGAAATGATTGTCGACTTTGCTTTAAAAGAAGGATACGACGTAGAAGGTTTAACATTCTCACCAATTACGGGTGGGGATGGTAATATTGAATTTTTAATCCATCTGAAATGGCATGGTGAACGTGAGAATGGCGAAAATCATTCTCCAGTTTCTGTTGAGCAAGTAGTTACAGAGGCGCATGATGTCCTAAAACAAAAAGGGAAAGGGGAATAA